The Desulfobacterales bacterium region TCTCCGAACCGATCATGCTTTGTTCCACCCATCCGGCAAGATCTTTTTCCGTCATGCCGGGTCCGGCTTTGAAACCGATGACAAGGGATGAAGACATCCAGGCTGGTTTCAGTGAAAGATCGAATATTCCGTTTTCAAAGTTGAATGCAATGGCCGTATGAGATTCCAGGATTCCTTCCGAAATCATCTGATTGATAAAGTCTCTGACCTGTTCAAAGTTGCTGCGGATATCATGATGCTGGTAAGCCTTCAGAACCGGCGGAATCTGACCTGAGCCCAATGCAGCCAAATTGCCCGCCAGTGTGCACAAAGACAGATAAAGCACATACGGATGGGCGCTGTCTGTATTTAAAAGGGCTTCGAAACAGGGCAGGCCGGAAACCAGACAATGGATGAACAGTTTGGTTTCAAGAATCATGGCGCCTTTTCCGGATAATGCGGAAGCGTCGGATCTTTCGGATAAAAAAATCGCTTTTTCCCTTAATCGACGGGCGATGGCCGAACAAATTTCTCCGGCAGCAGATGAACGGGAAACTGTCAGACACGGGGGAATGAAATGAGTCAAAGAAAACGTTTCATTTCTGTAGGCGACTTGAGCCAGTGGAAAGGCGGTATATTTCTGATGGGGGGTTTCGGTTGCCAGAAGGCTGATTTTCGGTTTGAGACGGGGAATGGAAAGCTCTGATTCTCCGGTATTCTCATCTGTTACCGGTTTGCCTTCAATCGAATCGTACCTTGCCAGTGACCCTTTTACAGCCGTTTGCCCGATTTTTTTTGCCGGTACCGCCAGATGGACCCGCAATGCCCTTTGTTTTATTTGTTCGGCATACGGTTTTAAATCGACTTCAAGGCAATTTTCATCTTCGGGCAGATGGCATACGATCAGGCCGTCAGGCATGACCGCTTCCAGTTCCAGAACCCTGAAAATTCCATCTGCCAGAAGTACCTGATCGATTTTCAACCGCCGGACTCCCCAGTGAAAAGGCGCAGCCGCCATCAGATGATAATAGAGAAGTTCCTCCTGACGGATTGACAACTGTTGAAAATGCTGGGGGGAGAGCAGCATGCCTTCGTGCCACTGAATCGCTCCCGGCAAATTATTCGCGTTTGTCACAGTGCGGTTTTCCTTCCGATAATTTCCAAAAATTCTGCCTCATATAGT contains the following coding sequences:
- the tssK gene encoding type VI secretion system baseplate subunit TssK gives rise to the protein MTNANNLPGAIQWHEGMLLSPQHFQQLSIRQEELLYYHLMAAAPFHWGVRRLKIDQVLLADGIFRVLELEAVMPDGLIVCHLPEDENCLEVDLKPYAEQIKQRALRVHLAVPAKKIGQTAVKGSLARYDSIEGKPVTDENTGESELSIPRLKPKISLLATETPHQKYTAFPLAQVAYRNETFSLTHFIPPCLTVSRSSAAGEICSAIARRLREKAIFLSERSDASALSGKGAMILETKLFIHCLVSGLPCFEALLNTDSAHPYVLYLSLCTLAGNLAALGSGQIPPVLKAYQHHDIRSNFEQVRDFINQMISEGILESHTAIAFNFENGIFDLSLKPAWMSSSLVIGFKAGPGMTEKDLAGWVEQSMIGSETRIETMKEMRILGAARKKFDSDERLVPAKGVVLYSVTADPDFIEPDKTLRILNASDPAGRQKPTEIMLYVKNPT